From the genome of Cellvibrio japonicus Ueda107, one region includes:
- the murC gene encoding UDP-N-acetylmuramate--L-alanine ligase, which translates to MDKSIGAYEVPEMRRIRRIHFIGIGGAGMSGIAEVLLNQGYEISGSDIKASSVTERLVQKGARIFIGHDASNVQGADVVVNSSAVNNTNPEVVGARELRIPVVRRAEMLGELMRYRHGIAVAGTHGKTTTTSLLASILAAADLDPTFIIGGLVNSTGTNAQLGGSRYLVAEADESDASFLHLQPMVAIVTNIDADHMETYGGDFSRLKKTFVEFLHNLPFYGLAVVCGEDPVIRDIIPDVARPILTYGFNEHCDFRATNIRQDKMSSEFDVLRPGNPEPLHIRLNIPGIHNVLNATAVIAVATDEGISDSAIQAGLANFQGVGRRFQVYGNFPVGDGSTMLVDDYGHHPREVAAVIKAVRDGWPERRLVMVYQPHRFTRTRDLYEDFVEVLSTVDALVMLEVYSAGEEPIPGADSRHLCRSIRARGVIEPVFVETVDGVPDVIKDLVRAGDIVITQGAGNVGVLAPELAKRQLK; encoded by the coding sequence ATGGATAAATCCATTGGTGCATATGAAGTGCCTGAGATGCGCCGTATTCGACGCATTCATTTTATCGGCATCGGCGGTGCCGGTATGAGTGGTATTGCTGAAGTCTTGTTGAACCAGGGTTATGAAATTTCTGGCTCTGATATTAAGGCATCCAGTGTGACTGAGCGGCTGGTGCAAAAAGGTGCCCGTATCTTTATCGGACATGATGCGAGCAATGTACAAGGCGCCGATGTAGTGGTTAATTCCAGTGCGGTCAACAATACCAACCCCGAAGTAGTGGGCGCGCGCGAGCTGCGTATCCCGGTAGTGCGCCGTGCAGAAATGTTGGGCGAGCTGATGCGTTACCGCCATGGCATTGCCGTCGCCGGTACCCATGGAAAAACTACCACCACCAGTTTGTTGGCATCTATCCTGGCCGCTGCTGATCTTGATCCTACCTTTATTATTGGTGGCTTGGTCAATAGCACCGGCACCAATGCGCAATTGGGTGGCAGTCGTTATCTGGTGGCTGAAGCCGATGAGAGCGATGCGTCGTTTCTGCATTTACAACCGATGGTTGCCATAGTGACCAATATCGATGCAGACCACATGGAAACCTATGGCGGGGATTTTTCCAGGCTGAAAAAAACCTTCGTGGAATTTTTGCACAACCTGCCCTTTTACGGTTTGGCGGTTGTCTGCGGCGAAGACCCGGTGATTCGCGACATTATTCCCGATGTGGCGCGCCCAATCCTGACCTATGGTTTTAACGAACATTGTGATTTCCGGGCAACCAATATCCGTCAGGATAAAATGTCTTCTGAGTTTGATGTGTTGCGTCCTGGCAATCCTGAGCCCTTGCACATCCGTTTGAATATTCCCGGTATTCACAACGTGCTCAATGCCACAGCAGTTATTGCGGTTGCGACTGACGAAGGTATCAGCGATTCCGCTATCCAGGCTGGATTGGCTAACTTCCAGGGGGTTGGCCGTCGCTTCCAGGTGTATGGCAATTTCCCGGTGGGTGATGGCAGTACCATGCTGGTGGATGATTACGGTCATCATCCGCGCGAAGTGGCTGCGGTTATTAAAGCTGTGCGCGATGGTTGGCCGGAGCGTCGCCTGGTGATGGTTTACCAGCCACATCGTTTCACGCGCACACGCGATCTTTACGAAGATTTTGTCGAAGTGCTCTCCACCGTTGATGCACTGGTTATGCTCGAAGTTTACAGCGCTGGCGAAGAGCCGATCCCCGGTGCAGACAGTCGCCACTTGTGTCGCAGTATCCGTGCACGTGGTGTTATTGAACCTGTTTTTGTGGAGACGGTAGATGGTGTACCGGATGTAATCAAGGATCTGGTGCGCGCTGGCGACATAGTGATTACCCAGGGCGCCGGCAATGTGGGTGTGCTCGCCCCGGAACTTGCCAAACGCCAATTGAAATAA
- the mraY gene encoding phospho-N-acetylmuramoyl-pentapeptide-transferase has protein sequence MLYWLAEYLQEYMRGFAVFQYLTVRAILSVLTALGISLLLGPWVIRRLTEMRIGQAVRSDGPQTHLSKSGTPTMGGALILSAMFISTLLWSDFGNRYVWVVLIVTAIFGAVGWVDDYRKVAKRDPKGLPARWKYFWQSIAGFGAAVFLFCTAQAPAETQLFIPFFKNVALNMGLFYIIFTYFVIVGTSNAVNLTDGLDGLAIMPSVMVAGALALIAYLAGHSQFAQYLHIAYIPGAGELAVFCCALVGAGLGFLWFNTYPAQVFMGDVGALALGAALGLVAVIVRHEFVLFIMGGIFVLETVSVILQVASFKLTGRRIFRMAPIHHHFELKGWPEPRVIVRFWIITLVLVLIGLATLKFR, from the coding sequence ATGCTGTACTGGCTAGCAGAATACTTACAAGAATACATGCGCGGCTTCGCAGTGTTTCAGTACCTCACCGTGCGCGCTATTTTGAGTGTACTCACCGCCTTGGGTATTTCGTTATTGCTCGGTCCCTGGGTGATCCGCCGATTGACCGAAATGCGCATTGGCCAGGCGGTGCGTAGTGATGGCCCGCAAACACACCTGAGCAAATCCGGTACCCCCACCATGGGCGGTGCCCTGATTTTATCGGCCATGTTTATCAGTACACTGCTCTGGTCAGATTTCGGCAACCGCTATGTCTGGGTGGTGTTGATTGTCACTGCTATTTTCGGTGCTGTCGGCTGGGTGGATGATTATCGCAAGGTTGCCAAGCGCGACCCCAAGGGGCTGCCAGCGCGCTGGAAATATTTTTGGCAATCCATTGCCGGTTTTGGCGCTGCCGTATTTTTGTTTTGTACTGCCCAGGCGCCTGCCGAAACGCAATTGTTTATTCCCTTCTTTAAAAATGTCGCCCTGAACATGGGGCTGTTTTACATCATCTTTACCTACTTTGTGATTGTGGGAACCAGCAATGCGGTTAACCTCACCGATGGCCTGGACGGCCTTGCCATTATGCCCAGTGTGATGGTTGCCGGTGCCCTGGCATTGATTGCATACCTGGCCGGGCATTCACAATTCGCGCAATACCTGCACATTGCCTATATCCCCGGTGCCGGTGAGTTGGCGGTATTTTGCTGTGCGCTGGTGGGGGCCGGTTTGGGTTTCCTTTGGTTTAACACTTATCCGGCCCAGGTTTTTATGGGTGATGTGGGTGCACTCGCGCTGGGTGCAGCATTGGGCCTGGTGGCGGTCATCGTTCGCCACGAGTTTGTGCTGTTTATCATGGGTGGCATTTTTGTATTGGAGACGGTATCGGTCATCTTGCAAGTGGCGTCATTCAAATTGACCGGGCGGCGTATTTTCCGCATGGCACCTATCCATCACCACTTTGAATTAAAAGGCTGGCCTGAGCCGCGCGTCATTGTACGTTTCTGGATTATCACCCTGGTGTTGGTATTGATCGGTCTGGCAACCCTGAAATTCCGTTAA
- the murG gene encoding undecaprenyldiphospho-muramoylpentapeptide beta-N-acetylglucosaminyltransferase: protein MKTLSILVMAGGTGGHVFPALAVAEELRARGALVEWLGTAKGIENTLVPKANIPLNLISVEGVRGRGLTGLLKAPFLITKAVFQAISIIRKMNADLVLGFGGFASGPGGVAARLLGKPLVIHEQNAVAGTTNRLLARIAQRVLAAFDGAFHNTSTRVVKVVGNPVRPSIYQLPPVAERYQARAQEHPHLLVLGGSLGAKAINELLPMALAQLNEGQRPEVWHQTGKAHGESTAALYLQQQVNARVEPFIEDMAAAYAWADLVICRAGALTVSELMAAGVASALIPLPTAIDDHQTRNAHILASANAGVALVQQTLTAADLAALLSTTLADRPALMAMAQRAQHLAHPNAAATVANVCVEVAHG from the coding sequence ATGAAAACCCTGAGTATCCTGGTCATGGCTGGCGGCACCGGTGGGCATGTGTTTCCTGCGCTGGCCGTTGCAGAAGAATTGCGCGCGCGCGGTGCACTTGTTGAATGGCTGGGCACGGCTAAAGGCATAGAAAACACGCTTGTACCTAAAGCCAATATTCCCCTCAACCTGATTTCGGTTGAGGGCGTTCGCGGGCGCGGTTTAACAGGATTATTAAAAGCCCCCTTCCTGATTACCAAGGCTGTTTTCCAGGCCATTAGCATTATTCGCAAAATGAATGCAGACCTGGTGCTGGGATTCGGTGGTTTTGCATCTGGCCCTGGCGGTGTTGCAGCCCGGTTACTGGGCAAGCCCTTGGTGATCCATGAACAAAATGCCGTTGCCGGTACCACCAACAGACTCTTGGCGCGTATTGCACAACGAGTATTAGCGGCATTTGATGGTGCATTCCACAACACATCAACCAGGGTTGTAAAAGTGGTAGGCAATCCGGTGCGTCCCTCTATTTATCAATTGCCGCCTGTGGCAGAGCGCTATCAAGCGCGCGCACAAGAGCACCCGCATCTATTAGTGCTTGGTGGCAGCCTGGGAGCAAAAGCGATTAATGAATTATTACCGATGGCCCTGGCTCAACTGAATGAAGGTCAGCGCCCTGAGGTGTGGCATCAAACAGGTAAGGCCCATGGCGAATCCACGGCAGCGCTTTACTTGCAGCAACAAGTGAATGCCCGGGTTGAACCGTTTATTGAGGACATGGCCGCTGCCTATGCCTGGGCTGATTTGGTGATTTGTCGCGCTGGTGCATTAACCGTATCGGAATTAATGGCGGCCGGTGTGGCATCGGCATTGATTCCCCTGCCGACAGCCATCGATGATCACCAAACCCGCAATGCCCATATCCTCGCCAGTGCCAATGCCGGGGTGGCATTGGTGCAACAAACATTGACCGCAGCGGATTTGGCTGCGCTTTTATCAACCACATTGGCCGATCGCCCTGCGCTTATGGCGATGGCGCAACGCGCGCAACATTTAGCGCATCCAAATGCGGCGGCGACGGTAGCCAATGTTTGTGTGGAGGTAGCCCATGGATAA
- the ftsW gene encoding putative lipid II flippase FtsW — MSLSAIPNHQLPLSLRIDWTLLCLWLALMSIGLVMVASASVSFAAVTYDDAWFFAKRHVVYMVMGMVLALFVVCIPTSVWQAYAGPFLLITLFLLVVVLIPGIGKRVNGSQRWLSLGIISVQVSEIAKFCAVVFFASFFARRYQELHFGWQGFLKPLLVVGVFVGLLLLEPDFGSSVVLSATVFAMMFIAGVRIWHFLLLIMIGVAGLGAVAILSPYRMQRLITFLDPWADQFNTGYQLTQSLIGFGRGEWVGLGLGNSLQKLFFLPEAHTDFIFAIIAEEFGLLGAVVIVGLFVALIVRILQIARNNLSAGRMFPALAAFGVGILFSFQVFINVGVSSGLLPTKGLTLPFISYGGSSLLICCVLMAFIMRIQWESSIAVPEPVAEPKTPRRRLVEASA; from the coding sequence ATGAGCCTATCCGCCATTCCAAACCATCAATTGCCATTGAGCCTGCGTATCGACTGGACACTCCTGTGTTTGTGGCTGGCCTTGATGTCTATTGGTTTGGTGATGGTTGCGTCTGCATCCGTATCATTTGCAGCCGTCACTTATGACGATGCCTGGTTTTTTGCCAAACGCCATGTGGTGTATATGGTCATGGGGATGGTGCTGGCCCTGTTTGTCGTATGTATCCCAACCAGTGTCTGGCAGGCCTATGCCGGGCCCTTCCTGTTAATCACCCTCTTTTTATTGGTAGTGGTACTGATTCCCGGTATCGGAAAGCGAGTCAATGGCAGCCAGCGTTGGTTGAGCCTGGGTATTATTTCGGTACAAGTGTCTGAAATTGCCAAATTCTGTGCGGTGGTTTTCTTCGCCAGCTTTTTCGCGCGTCGCTATCAGGAATTGCATTTTGGTTGGCAAGGTTTCTTAAAACCATTATTGGTGGTGGGCGTATTTGTGGGGCTGTTATTGCTGGAGCCGGACTTTGGCAGTTCCGTGGTACTCAGCGCAACTGTCTTTGCCATGATGTTTATTGCCGGTGTACGCATTTGGCACTTCCTGTTGTTGATTATGATTGGTGTGGCGGGTTTGGGGGCAGTGGCTATTTTGTCCCCCTATCGTATGCAGCGCTTAATTACCTTCCTCGATCCATGGGCTGATCAATTTAATACCGGTTACCAGCTAACCCAATCGCTAATTGGTTTTGGGCGCGGTGAATGGGTGGGGCTCGGTTTGGGAAACAGTTTGCAAAAACTCTTCTTCTTACCCGAAGCCCACACTGATTTTATTTTTGCCATTATCGCGGAAGAATTCGGACTGCTCGGTGCAGTTGTCATTGTTGGCCTGTTTGTCGCCTTGATTGTGCGCATTTTACAGATTGCCAGGAATAACCTGTCCGCAGGGCGCATGTTCCCGGCATTGGCTGCATTCGGTGTCGGAATTTTGTTTAGCTTCCAGGTGTTTATCAATGTTGGCGTGTCCTCTGGCCTCCTGCCAACAAAAGGCTTGACCTTGCCCTTTATCAGTTATGGCGGCAGTAGTTTACTGATTTGCTGTGTATTGATGGCATTCATTATGCGCATCCAATGGGAATCATCCATTGCCGTACCTGAGCCAGTCGCGGAGCCCAAAACCCCGCGTCGGCGTTTAGTGGAGGCCAGCGCATGA
- the murD gene encoding UDP-N-acetylmuramoyl-L-alanine--D-glutamate ligase, which yields MIATSNLKAIIGTGITGLSVARFLAQQQQAFVLLDTRDNPPNLAAVQAEFPGVRVECGALNAETLLACHEIIVSPGVAVATPALVQAREAGIPIIGDIELFVRHARAPMVAITGSNAKSTVTTLVGEMAKAAGIQVAVGGNLGTPALELLRDDIELYVMELSSFQLETVNKLNAKVATILNISADHLDRYPDMRAYILAKLRIYFGAENIVVNRNDILTHPPLAVGAKPVYFGGRADFGAFGLLDRDGEEYLAKNLTPLLPARELKIRGRHNIDNALAALALGDAAGIPMAAMLGALREFRGLRHRCEYVASIDGVEFYNDSKGTNIGATLAAINGLARVPSRLFVIAGGDGKGQDFTELTASLVASRCVLVLIGRDAPLIASAVGEQVPVHVAQTLKDAVNLSLALATAGDAVLLSPACASFDMFKNYEDRGEQFCVAVQERVTL from the coding sequence ATGATTGCAACCAGTAACCTCAAGGCGATTATCGGCACCGGAATTACCGGATTGTCGGTAGCGCGCTTTTTGGCGCAGCAGCAGCAGGCATTTGTATTGCTGGATACGCGCGATAATCCACCCAACCTTGCTGCTGTCCAGGCAGAGTTTCCCGGTGTGCGTGTCGAGTGCGGTGCGTTAAATGCGGAAACCTTGCTGGCCTGCCACGAAATTATTGTCAGCCCCGGTGTCGCCGTTGCAACACCCGCCCTGGTACAGGCGCGCGAGGCTGGCATTCCCATTATTGGTGATATCGAATTGTTTGTGCGCCATGCCAGGGCGCCAATGGTTGCCATTACCGGTTCCAATGCCAAAAGTACCGTGACCACCCTGGTGGGAGAAATGGCAAAAGCGGCAGGTATTCAGGTTGCTGTAGGCGGTAACCTCGGTACACCGGCACTGGAACTGCTGCGCGATGATATTGAGCTTTATGTGATGGAGCTTTCCAGTTTCCAACTGGAAACGGTCAACAAACTTAATGCCAAGGTGGCCACTATTTTGAATATCAGTGCGGATCACCTGGACAGGTATCCGGATATGCGCGCTTATATCCTGGCCAAGTTACGTATTTATTTTGGGGCGGAAAATATTGTTGTAAACCGCAACGATATCCTCACCCATCCTCCCCTGGCCGTTGGCGCCAAGCCGGTTTATTTCGGTGGGCGTGCCGACTTCGGTGCATTTGGATTGCTGGATCGGGATGGTGAAGAGTATCTGGCTAAAAACCTCACGCCCCTGTTGCCTGCGCGCGAATTGAAAATCCGCGGTCGCCACAATATTGATAACGCACTGGCAGCCCTGGCCCTGGGCGATGCGGCGGGTATTCCCATGGCGGCCATGCTGGGTGCTTTGCGCGAATTTCGCGGTTTGCGTCATCGCTGTGAGTATGTTGCCAGTATTGATGGTGTGGAGTTTTACAACGACTCCAAGGGCACCAACATAGGTGCGACCCTGGCGGCTATTAACGGTTTGGCGCGCGTACCTTCACGCCTGTTTGTGATTGCGGGCGGCGATGGCAAGGGGCAGGACTTCACTGAATTAACGGCATCACTGGTTGCCAGTCGCTGTGTACTGGTGTTAATAGGGCGCGATGCCCCTCTGATTGCCAGTGCGGTTGGCGAGCAGGTTCCTGTGCACGTTGCGCAAACCCTGAAAGATGCGGTGAACCTGTCGCTTGCACTGGCAACGGCGGGTGATGCCGTGTTGTTATCTCCCGCCTGTGCCAGTTTTGATATGTTTAAAAATTACGAAGATCGCGGCGAACAGTTTTGTGTTGCCGTACAGGAGCGGGTGACTTTATGA
- a CDS encoding D-alanine--D-alanine ligase, translating into MQAVKLPIDETLKQQLGRVGVLYGGLSAEREISLQSGAAVIAALEDAGIDHVAIDVGDNVIADIQAANIDRAFLMLHGPGGEDGRIQALLEFLHIPYTGSDVQSSALAMDKLRTKFLWCGYSQSSAQHLPTPEFAVLTRESDFVAELKRLGGEVMVKPANEGSSIGMSRVKTAEDLQAAFVKATDYQGSVLAERLIVGAEYTVAILDGEALPPIRLETDHSFYDFNAKYIAEDTRYICPCGLSAEKEQELKQLALTAFNVLGCRGWGRVDVMADAQQNFYLLEVNTAPGMTSHSLVPMAAKAVGLSFTELVVTILRASLVTAGSEVVA; encoded by the coding sequence ATGCAAGCAGTCAAGCTGCCTATTGATGAAACATTGAAGCAACAGTTGGGGCGTGTCGGCGTGCTCTATGGTGGCCTGTCTGCGGAGCGCGAGATTTCGCTGCAAAGTGGTGCTGCGGTGATTGCTGCGCTGGAGGACGCGGGTATCGATCATGTTGCCATTGATGTGGGTGACAATGTAATTGCCGATATCCAGGCCGCCAATATCGATCGTGCATTTTTGATGTTGCACGGCCCCGGTGGTGAAGACGGTCGTATTCAGGCGTTATTGGAGTTTTTACATATTCCCTATACCGGCAGCGACGTGCAGTCCTCGGCCCTGGCGATGGACAAACTGCGTACCAAATTTTTATGGTGTGGTTACAGTCAGAGTTCTGCGCAACATTTGCCTACACCGGAATTTGCGGTGCTCACGCGCGAATCAGATTTTGTGGCTGAGTTGAAACGCCTCGGTGGGGAAGTGATGGTTAAACCTGCCAACGAAGGTTCCAGTATCGGTATGTCGCGGGTAAAAACGGCAGAAGATTTACAGGCCGCCTTTGTAAAGGCGACTGACTATCAAGGCAGTGTACTGGCTGAACGTTTGATTGTCGGTGCGGAATATACCGTTGCCATCCTTGATGGCGAGGCCTTGCCCCCCATCCGACTGGAAACTGACCACAGCTTCTACGACTTCAATGCCAAATATATTGCTGAAGATACTCGCTATATCTGCCCTTGCGGCTTGTCTGCTGAAAAAGAACAGGAACTAAAGCAGTTGGCATTGACTGCCTTTAATGTCCTGGGGTGCCGCGGTTGGGGGCGTGTTGATGTTATGGCTGACGCACAACAAAATTTTTATTTGTTGGAGGTGAATACCGCACCGGGAATGACGAGCCATAGCCTGGTTCCCATGGCCGCAAAAGCAGTAGGGTTAAGTTTTACCGAATTGGTTGTCACCATTCTGCGTGCCAGCCTTGTGACCGCAGGCAGTGAGGTTGTTGCGTAG
- a CDS encoding cell division protein FtsQ/DivIB, giving the protein MRRRGGRDSSAHDGEDFTRVEPRIEPSLGSPLDILDEVPATPRRRERKSPPRDVLMDSREDMVPDVLLEAPNPRRRQSADTSTERPTRPARREQGYARVTPRGERMGNHKARVAKPDFFAWFDPRWLWVPLMVCLAVGGYWAYEPLEKLLERPFKSVVVEGEFHFITKARATELISDEIDNNFLQLDLMRLKRTLTDDPWVDSVSLQRRWPDTLVVKIAEQKPIARWGDGFLNQRGQIVRVKEIDRLSGLPWLQGNESDAVEILQQYQDLSQLLRSRGLDVIALKCDNKKSWRLTLKNDVEIAIGRDKVMEKMRRFVTVYDTHLNSVWIDIAAIDVRYSNGLAVRWVEGSESAKKYLRAAAATTNATRNAPTHP; this is encoded by the coding sequence ATGCGCAGGCGGGGAGGTCGTGATTCATCAGCGCATGATGGCGAAGATTTTACGCGCGTAGAACCACGTATAGAACCGAGCTTGGGGTCTCCGCTGGATATTTTGGATGAGGTGCCGGCAACTCCGCGTCGACGTGAGCGCAAGTCGCCACCGCGGGATGTACTCATGGACTCCAGGGAAGACATGGTGCCCGATGTATTGCTGGAGGCTCCCAATCCTCGCCGTCGACAGTCGGCGGATACATCAACGGAGCGGCCCACGCGACCGGCGAGACGTGAACAGGGCTATGCGCGGGTAACTCCGCGCGGTGAACGCATGGGAAACCATAAGGCGAGGGTAGCCAAACCGGATTTTTTCGCCTGGTTTGATCCACGCTGGCTATGGGTTCCCCTGATGGTTTGCCTTGCAGTTGGCGGCTATTGGGCTTATGAACCGCTCGAAAAATTGCTGGAGCGGCCCTTTAAAAGTGTGGTTGTTGAAGGTGAGTTTCATTTCATCACCAAAGCGCGGGCGACTGAGTTAATCAGTGATGAAATTGATAACAACTTTTTGCAGTTGGATTTGATGCGCCTAAAGCGAACATTGACTGATGATCCCTGGGTCGATTCTGTCAGTTTGCAGCGCCGTTGGCCGGATACCTTGGTGGTAAAAATTGCCGAACAAAAACCCATTGCACGCTGGGGTGATGGGTTTCTGAATCAGCGTGGACAGATTGTTCGTGTAAAAGAAATCGACCGTTTGTCGGGGTTGCCCTGGCTCCAGGGAAATGAATCTGACGCGGTGGAAATCTTGCAGCAGTACCAGGATTTATCGCAGTTGTTGCGCTCGCGTGGATTGGATGTGATCGCGTTGAAATGCGATAACAAAAAATCCTGGCGTTTAACCTTAAAAAATGATGTAGAAATCGCAATTGGACGCGATAAGGTGATGGAAAAAATGCGCCGATTTGTTACTGTATACGACACGCACTTAAACAGCGTCTGGATAGATATTGCAGCGATTGATGTTCGCTACTCCAACGGTCTGGCGGTGCGCTGGGTAGAGGGTTCAGAGTCGGCAAAAAAATACTTGCGCGCTGCAGCCGCGACGACAAATGCGACCCGGAATGCGCCAACGCATCCTTAA